Proteins found in one Candidatus Krumholzibacteriia bacterium genomic segment:
- a CDS encoding chromate resistance protein ChrB domain-containing protein gives MLWVTRKRIQVNRAATAWLVRRFVDPEAEFLFVEPEAVAAVQRERGAIGFDAPGARYPHADDHGRCSFEALVQEHRAEDAALVAMARIVHGADFAEHVDMTPESAGLVAISRGFPLVARDDHETVEKASFLYDALYAALQKRTGVSKP, from the coding sequence ATGTTGTGGGTCACACGCAAGCGCATCCAGGTGAATCGGGCGGCGACGGCGTGGCTCGTCCGGCGGTTCGTCGACCCGGAAGCAGAGTTCCTCTTCGTGGAGCCGGAGGCGGTAGCCGCCGTGCAGCGGGAGCGCGGCGCGATCGGCTTCGATGCCCCCGGCGCCCGCTATCCACACGCCGATGACCACGGGCGCTGTTCCTTCGAGGCTCTCGTCCAGGAACACCGCGCCGAGGATGCAGCCCTCGTCGCGATGGCGCGGATCGTCCACGGCGCCGACTTCGCCGAGCACGTGGACATGACCCCCGAGTCCGCCGGCCTGGTCGCCATCTCCCGCGGCTTCCCCCTCGTCGCCCGGGACGACCACGAGACGGTCGAGAAGGCGTCCTTCCTCTACGACGCGCTCTACGCCGCACTGCAGAAGCGCACCGGCGTTTCCAAGCCCTGA
- a CDS encoding arylsulfatase: MHTQRMRSVLCRVAGGGALVAACSFSGAVAAAEELNRTVLPIPEPESKPITEMDARKATAPPRFEVKAPAGAPNVLIVLIDDIGFGHASAFGGPIQMPTLERLASSGLRYNRFHTTALCSPTRTALLTGRNHHVNNAGAIMELATSFPGNTGVRPNSIAPLAEILRLNGYSTAAFGKYHETAPWEVSVSGPMDRWPTHSGFDKFYGFIGGETNQWAPAIYDGTIRVEAPHRPNYHFTTDMTDQAIAWARFQQAMTPDRPFFIYFATGATHAPHHVPREYIERYKGKFQEGWDRLREQTLARQIQLGVVPAGTKLTQRPAEIPAWDSLSEERKRLFARQMETFAGFGEHTDHEIGRLLQAIEDMGERENTLVFYIVGDNGSSAEGGPDGTYNEMLALNGIVSDVASQLPHLEEWGGPSTFPHFSVGWALAGNTPFQWTKQVASHFGGTRNPMVISWPARIRGAHGEVRSQFHHVIDVAPTVLEAAGLPEPTQVNGSQQRKMDGVSMLYTFDAPQAPGRRTTQYFEMFGNRAIYHEGWAAVTRHSIPWLMAPLPPFDQDRWELYDIEADFSEANDLAAQNPQKLKELQDLFAKEAIRNHVFPLDDRRVERFDASIAGRPDLMGPRTSLTLYEGMTGIMENACINVKGRSYAVTAEVEVPRGGANGVIIAQAGRFGGWSLYMKEGKVHEVYNFGGLERSTVSSPQALAPGKHTVRYEFVYDGGKPGSGGTSRLQVDGKPAGEVRVPRTMPFAFSGDEGADIGMDNETPVTEAYKEGDNKFTGRILKVTVETQPPTPAQAR; encoded by the coding sequence ATGCACACACAGCGCATGCGGAGCGTCCTTTGCAGGGTGGCCGGCGGGGGAGCGCTGGTCGCGGCCTGCTCCTTCTCTGGCGCCGTTGCGGCTGCCGAGGAGCTGAACCGCACGGTTCTGCCCATCCCCGAGCCGGAGTCGAAGCCGATCACGGAAATGGATGCACGCAAGGCCACGGCGCCGCCACGGTTCGAGGTCAAAGCTCCCGCCGGGGCGCCGAACGTCCTGATCGTGCTCATCGACGACATCGGCTTCGGCCATGCGAGCGCCTTCGGGGGTCCGATCCAGATGCCGACGCTCGAGCGTCTGGCGAGCAGCGGGCTGCGCTACAACCGCTTCCACACCACGGCGCTCTGCTCGCCGACGCGAACCGCCTTGCTCACCGGCAGGAACCATCACGTCAACAATGCGGGCGCCATCATGGAGCTGGCGACGAGTTTCCCCGGCAACACCGGGGTGCGGCCGAACAGCATTGCGCCGCTCGCGGAGATCCTGCGTCTGAACGGCTACAGCACCGCCGCCTTCGGCAAGTACCACGAGACCGCCCCCTGGGAGGTCTCCGTCTCCGGCCCCATGGACCGCTGGCCCACCCACTCGGGCTTCGACAAGTTCTATGGCTTCATCGGCGGCGAGACGAACCAGTGGGCGCCGGCGATCTATGACGGCACCATCCGCGTCGAGGCCCCGCATCGCCCGAACTACCATTTCACCACCGACATGACCGATCAAGCCATCGCCTGGGCGCGTTTCCAGCAGGCGATGACGCCGGACCGGCCGTTCTTCATCTACTTCGCCACCGGCGCCACCCACGCTCCCCACCACGTGCCGCGGGAGTACATCGAGCGCTACAAGGGCAAGTTCCAGGAGGGCTGGGATCGCTTGCGGGAGCAGACGCTGGCCCGGCAGATCCAGCTAGGTGTCGTGCCGGCGGGAACGAAGCTGACACAGCGGCCCGCCGAGATCCCCGCCTGGGATTCGCTCTCGGAGGAACGCAAGCGGCTGTTCGCGCGGCAGATGGAAACCTTCGCCGGCTTCGGCGAGCACACTGACCACGAGATCGGCCGGCTGCTGCAGGCGATCGAGGACATGGGGGAGCGGGAGAACACGCTGGTGTTCTACATCGTCGGCGACAACGGCTCGAGCGCCGAGGGCGGGCCGGATGGCACCTACAATGAGATGCTGGCGCTGAACGGCATCGTGAGCGATGTCGCTTCGCAGCTGCCGCACCTCGAAGAATGGGGAGGGCCGAGCACGTTCCCGCATTTCTCCGTCGGCTGGGCCTTGGCCGGCAACACGCCCTTCCAATGGACGAAGCAGGTGGCCTCGCACTTTGGCGGCACCCGCAACCCGATGGTGATCTCCTGGCCGGCGCGGATCCGTGGCGCCCATGGCGAGGTGCGCTCCCAGTTCCATCACGTCATCGACGTGGCGCCCACGGTGCTCGAAGCAGCAGGCCTCCCGGAACCGACGCAGGTGAACGGCAGCCAGCAGCGAAAGATGGACGGCGTGTCGATGCTGTACACCTTCGACGCTCCGCAGGCCCCGGGCCGGCGCACCACCCAGTACTTCGAGATGTTCGGCAACCGTGCTATTTACCACGAGGGCTGGGCGGCCGTCACGCGCCACAGCATTCCGTGGCTGATGGCTCCACTGCCGCCGTTCGACCAGGACCGCTGGGAGCTCTACGACATCGAAGCGGACTTCAGCGAAGCGAACGACCTGGCGGCGCAGAATCCGCAGAAGCTGAAGGAGCTGCAGGACCTGTTCGCGAAGGAAGCGATCCGCAACCACGTTTTCCCCCTGGACGACCGGCGCGTCGAGCGCTTCGACGCGTCGATCGCCGGCCGCCCGGACCTGATGGGGCCGCGCACCTCGCTCACCTTGTACGAGGGGATGACGGGCATCATGGAGAACGCCTGCATCAACGTGAAGGGGCGCTCCTACGCGGTGACCGCCGAGGTGGAGGTGCCGCGAGGCGGGGCGAACGGCGTCATCATCGCCCAGGCGGGCCGCTTCGGCGGCTGGAGCCTGTACATGAAGGAGGGCAAGGTGCACGAGGTCTACAACTTCGGTGGCCTGGAGCGCTCCACGGTTTCCTCACCCCAGGCGCTCGCGCCGGGCAAGCACACCGTGCGCTACGAGTTCGTCTACGACGGCGGCAAGCCCGGCTCGGGCGGCACGAGCCGCCTCCAGGTGGACGGCAAGCCGGCAGGCGAAGTGCGCGTGCCCCGCACCATGCCGTTCGCCTTCTCCGGCGACGAGGGCGCCGACATCGGCATGGACAACGAAACACCGGTGACCGAAGCGTACAAGGAAGGCGACAACAAGTTCACCGGCAGGATTCTCAAGGTGACGGTGGAGACGCAGCCGCCAACTCCGGCGCAGGCGCGCTAG
- a CDS encoding YceI family protein, whose translation MRILTLVAVLLASSVHAAAAASFRIQPGKPNLVRFVSKAPLETFEGKTTEVQGQVALDPAALGDSIDAVVEVDLASLDTGLSLRNKHMRENHLETKKFPKAIFRGGKISELSRPNLEAGQKTTFVLAGTFALHGVEKPLNVPIELSPEPVEGSSGLRITARFSVALADFKISRPSFLVMQLQEVQQVIVELVATSAAPGP comes from the coding sequence ATGCGAATCCTCACCCTCGTGGCAGTGCTGCTCGCCAGCTCGGTGCACGCCGCCGCTGCCGCCAGCTTCCGCATCCAGCCGGGAAAGCCGAACCTGGTGCGCTTCGTCTCCAAGGCGCCGCTGGAGACCTTCGAAGGCAAGACCACCGAGGTGCAGGGGCAAGTGGCTCTCGATCCCGCCGCTCTCGGCGACAGCATCGACGCCGTGGTGGAGGTGGATCTCGCCTCCTTGGACACGGGGCTCTCGCTCCGCAACAAGCACATGCGAGAGAATCACCTGGAGACCAAAAAGTTCCCCAAGGCCATCTTCCGCGGCGGCAAGATCTCCGAGCTCTCGCGCCCGAACCTCGAGGCCGGACAGAAGACGACCTTCGTCCTCGCCGGCACCTTCGCCCTGCATGGGGTGGAGAAACCGCTGAACGTGCCGATCGAGCTGAGCCCCGAGCCCGTCGAGGGAAGCTCCGGACTCCGCATCACCGCCCGCTTCTCCGTCGCACTCGCGGATTTCAAGATCTCGCGACCCAGCTTCCTCGTCATGCAGCTGCAGGAAGTCCAGCAGGTAATCGTAGAGCTCGTGGCCACGTCTGCCGCCCCGGGCCCGTAG